The stretch of DNA CAAAGGCAACAACGAGACGCTTTCGGAATATGGCGTTCAGGAGCAGCACCTCGGGGATGCTAGCGCCTGCGCCACCCAGGACGAGAGCCATGACCGTGCCGATGCTCATTCCCTTGTCGACAAGCACTGAGCTTATGGGAATGACGGTCTCTGCACGGATGTACAACGGCACACCAATGACCGCCGCGATAGGCACTGCCAGCGGATTGCCCTCTCCTGCCAGCCGCACGACCAACTCGCGAGGCACCCAGCCGTATATGAATGATCCAATGGCCGCACCAATGAGAAGATACGGCAACACCTGCCGAAAAAGGACCGCAGCCTGCCTCAAAGCGCACTCCAGCTTGCGCCTGATGACACCCACGCAGGTCTCTGCCTTCTCGCCTGCCACAGCTTCCTCAGCCTGTTCCTGGGCACGTTTCCCTCCCAGGATCTTGACTCGCTTGACCTCCCTAGCCAGCCCCATCCGCTCCCACAGCGCGCCGGTCACGACCGCCGCCATGAAGGAGAAGACGGCGTACA from Bacillota bacterium encodes:
- a CDS encoding permease, translated to MDLNTISTAGKFFLAITAELVVLFIAISFLVGLIQQLVPEETVGRILSRSLKGWRGNILGALFGALTPFCSCSTIPVLVGLLNGGAPFGSSMSFLIASPILNPVIIGLLLALLGLKVTTVYAVFSFMAAVVTGALWERMGLAREVKRVKILGGKRAQEQAEEAVAGEKAETCVGVIRRKLECALRQAAVLFRQVLPYLLIGAAIGSFIYGWVPRELVVRLAGEGNPLAVPIAAVIGVPLYIRAETVIPISSVLVDKGMSIGTVMALVLGGAGASIPEVLLLNAIFRKRLVVAFVITIFVVATVAGYLFNMLL